In one Saccharibacillus brassicae genomic region, the following are encoded:
- a CDS encoding DRTGG domain-containing protein, with translation MEGHEQAVTKHEQLLQHIEQLKVGTKISVRKLAKELSVSEGTAYRAVKEAETLGIVITKERIGTVRVEKKPRNITDQLTFADVVDIVEGHVLGGNEGLSITLNKYVIGAMKVDAMARYIDMGSLLIVGNRENAHSLAIEHGAGVLITGGFGTSREVKSLADRLGLPIISSRHDTFTVASMINRAIFDRLIKKKIMLVEDLVSLKSKPYSLKATSTAEDFRRVAERTGANSFPVTDEWNRVLGIVSRKDIESVEPGQSIERAMVRSPVTAGMLTSLASAAQIMTWEGIDFLPVVDRNRKLAGVLTRREVLQAMRDAREQSSLGETFDHLIWNGFAEERDAEGRLFFHGFITPQMATDLGTISEGVMTSVMMQAALRMAKDHSGNDYVVDNMSTYFIRPVQIEDAVMVMPIVLEVGRRICRLEIAISHGEQTVAKAMMTLHSIENG, from the coding sequence TTGGAAGGGCATGAACAAGCCGTGACGAAGCACGAACAACTGCTGCAGCATATCGAGCAGCTCAAAGTCGGCACGAAGATTTCCGTGCGGAAGCTGGCCAAGGAACTGAGCGTTAGCGAAGGAACCGCCTACCGGGCCGTCAAGGAAGCGGAGACGCTCGGGATCGTCATTACGAAGGAACGGATCGGTACCGTCCGGGTAGAGAAGAAGCCCCGTAACATCACGGACCAACTGACGTTCGCGGACGTGGTCGATATCGTGGAAGGGCATGTGCTCGGCGGGAACGAAGGACTATCCATCACGCTGAACAAATACGTGATCGGCGCCATGAAAGTCGACGCCATGGCGCGTTATATCGACATGGGCAGCCTGCTGATCGTCGGCAACCGGGAGAACGCGCACTCGCTCGCGATCGAACATGGAGCCGGCGTGCTGATTACCGGCGGATTCGGTACGAGCCGCGAAGTGAAAAGCCTCGCCGACCGGCTCGGGCTGCCGATCATCTCTTCGCGGCACGACACGTTTACGGTCGCGTCGATGATCAACCGGGCGATCTTCGACCGCCTGATCAAGAAAAAAATTATGCTGGTCGAAGACCTGGTCAGCCTGAAGTCGAAGCCGTATTCGCTCAAAGCGACGAGCACCGCCGAAGATTTCCGGCGCGTCGCGGAGCGGACCGGCGCGAACAGCTTCCCGGTGACGGACGAATGGAACCGGGTGCTTGGCATCGTCAGCCGCAAAGACATCGAGAGCGTCGAACCGGGCCAGAGCATCGAGCGGGCTATGGTGCGCAGCCCCGTCACGGCCGGCATGCTCACTTCGCTGGCGTCGGCCGCGCAGATCATGACGTGGGAAGGGATCGATTTCCTGCCGGTCGTCGATCGCAACCGCAAGCTTGCCGGCGTGCTGACGCGGCGCGAAGTGCTGCAGGCGATGCGCGATGCGCGCGAGCAGAGCAGCCTCGGCGAGACGTTCGATCATTTGATCTGGAACGGTTTCGCGGAAGAACGCGACGCGGAAGGCCGACTCTTTTTCCATGGATTCATTACTCCGCAGATGGCGACCGACCTCGGCACCATCTCCGAAGGCGTCATGACGTCCGTCATGATGCAGGCCGCGCTGCGCATGGCCAAAGATCACAGCGGCAATGATTATGTGGTCGACAATATGAGCACGTATTTTATCCGCCCGGTCCAGATCGAGGATGCCGTCATGGTCATGCCGATCGTGCTGGAGGTCGGCCGCCGGATCTGCCGGCTGGAGATCGCTATTTCGCACGGCGAGCAGACCGTCGCCAAAGCGATGATGACGCTGCATTCGATCGAAAACGGCTGA
- a CDS encoding DNA polymerase III subunit alpha: MNDFVHLHVHSEYSLLDGAARIKELVGRAAELGMKSLALTDHGVMYGAIPFYKACRAAGIKPILGFEAYYTSASRTERASRKEQPIYHLLLLAKNETGYRNLMKICTAGHLEGFHYKPRIDREVLERYSEGIVCTSACIGGEIPQHFLNGRPEEAKAAALRYKEIFGENFYIELQDHGLAEQKKVNPMLIALAEEIQVELIVTNDSHYLAEPDAEIQDVLICIGTGKTMEDEERFRIPTRQLYLKTGEEMARLFPHLPKALANTAKIAQQCELELELGRSILPEYRPLPEGRSPQQYLIDLCREGLERRYAHLPGWEDPAHRSKLDERLEYELGVIGTMGFSDYFLIVWDFIRYAHEQGIVTGPGRGSSAGSLVAYTLNITDVDPIKYNLLFERFLNPARITMPDIDIDFSDERRDEVIAYVTDKYGADRVAQIITFGTLAARAAVRDVGRVLALPYGEVDKTAKLIPVQVGMTIDRALAQNAALRDRLEASPDASRLIETARRVEGMPRHASTHAAGVVIARGPLTDYVPLQEGGEKTALTQYPMESLEAVGLLKMDFLGLRTLSIIERCQKWIAERTGAAVDFKAVSENDPGTYELLGRGDTTGVFQLESPGIRRVMKEMKPSVIEDIISVVALYRPGPMEFISNYIQVKHGLVRADYPHEDLKPILEDTHGIIVYQEQIMQIASTMAGFSLGEADLLRRAVSKKKRETLDEERGHFVRGSLGQAYSEEDANKVYDMIVRFADYGFPRAHAAAYGVLAFQTAYLKAHYPVEFMASMLAAVTGNHRKVAEYVVETRRMNIPVLPPDVNKSGMLFTPSEEDGKASLRFGLAAIKNVGTNAIRSIMDERAERPFDSLLDFCRRVDPKTCNRRVVEALIQAGAFDSLPGHRAQLLAMLDEALDAAAKWRKEREDFQIQMFDFVETPNWEIEYPDVRDYTSSEQLDLERDLLGLYLSGHPLDDYEPLLGEAGVQKLMELGDAPDESHAVTVGMVVSLKTITTKQGKAMAFAEIEDQIERCELVMFPEVWKRSQDVMQPGALLALRAKVQQQDEGFKLLADTVLPLGEDAVRSLLARGESRGGSSSPSRKGQARPARPSVGSGDSSPRRPSGGAGSPPARPGTRPAAAAPSAPPASASADAKTPRVFVKIAADRRNPEMLETLKQMLQSHPGSMPTLLFYEDTQKLIALSDAYRIEPTDELVTQMENLLGGGTVRVK; the protein is encoded by the coding sequence ATGAACGATTTTGTCCATCTGCATGTGCACAGCGAATACAGCCTGCTCGACGGAGCGGCGAGGATCAAGGAACTGGTGGGCCGCGCGGCCGAACTCGGCATGAAATCGCTCGCGCTGACCGACCACGGCGTCATGTACGGCGCCATTCCGTTTTATAAAGCGTGCCGGGCCGCCGGCATCAAGCCGATTCTCGGCTTCGAAGCCTATTATACGTCGGCCTCCCGGACCGAACGGGCCAGCCGCAAAGAGCAGCCGATCTACCATCTGCTGCTGCTGGCCAAGAACGAGACCGGCTACCGCAATCTGATGAAGATCTGCACGGCCGGCCATCTCGAAGGGTTCCATTACAAGCCGCGTATCGACCGCGAAGTGCTGGAGCGTTACAGCGAAGGCATCGTCTGCACGAGCGCGTGCATCGGCGGAGAGATTCCGCAGCATTTCCTGAACGGACGTCCCGAAGAAGCCAAAGCGGCGGCGCTGCGGTACAAAGAGATTTTCGGGGAAAACTTCTATATCGAACTGCAGGATCACGGCCTGGCCGAACAGAAAAAAGTAAATCCGATGCTGATCGCGCTGGCCGAAGAGATTCAGGTCGAGCTTATAGTGACGAACGATTCGCATTACCTGGCCGAACCGGACGCCGAAATTCAGGACGTGTTGATCTGTATCGGTACCGGCAAAACGATGGAAGACGAAGAACGGTTCCGTATTCCGACGCGGCAGCTGTATCTCAAAACGGGCGAAGAGATGGCCCGGCTGTTCCCGCATCTGCCCAAGGCGCTGGCCAATACGGCGAAGATCGCGCAGCAGTGCGAGCTGGAACTTGAACTGGGCCGCTCGATCCTGCCGGAATACCGGCCGCTGCCGGAAGGCCGATCGCCGCAGCAGTATTTGATCGACCTGTGCCGCGAAGGGCTGGAGCGCCGCTACGCCCATCTGCCGGGCTGGGAAGATCCCGCTCATCGGAGCAAGCTGGACGAACGGCTGGAGTATGAACTCGGCGTGATCGGGACGATGGGCTTCTCCGATTATTTCCTGATCGTCTGGGACTTTATCCGCTATGCGCACGAGCAGGGCATCGTTACGGGACCGGGCCGGGGTTCGTCCGCGGGCAGTCTCGTCGCCTATACGCTGAACATTACGGACGTCGATCCGATCAAATACAATCTGCTGTTCGAACGGTTCCTGAATCCGGCGCGGATCACGATGCCCGATATCGATATCGATTTCAGCGACGAACGCCGCGACGAAGTCATCGCCTACGTGACGGACAAATACGGCGCGGACCGCGTCGCGCAGATCATCACGTTCGGCACGTTGGCGGCCCGCGCCGCGGTGCGCGACGTCGGCCGCGTGCTGGCGCTGCCGTACGGCGAAGTCGACAAGACGGCGAAGCTGATCCCGGTGCAGGTCGGCATGACGATCGACCGCGCGCTGGCGCAGAACGCGGCGCTGCGCGACCGCCTCGAAGCGTCGCCCGACGCTTCGAGGCTGATCGAAACGGCCCGCCGGGTCGAAGGGATGCCGCGGCACGCTTCGACGCACGCCGCCGGCGTCGTTATCGCGCGCGGTCCGCTGACCGATTACGTCCCGCTGCAGGAAGGCGGCGAGAAGACGGCGCTGACCCAGTATCCGATGGAAAGTCTGGAAGCGGTCGGCCTGCTGAAGATGGACTTTCTGGGGCTGCGCACGCTGTCGATCATCGAACGCTGCCAGAAATGGATCGCGGAGCGAACCGGGGCGGCCGTCGATTTCAAAGCCGTGTCCGAGAACGATCCCGGCACGTACGAACTGCTCGGCCGCGGCGATACGACCGGCGTGTTCCAGCTGGAGTCGCCGGGCATCCGCCGCGTCATGAAAGAGATGAAGCCGTCGGTCATCGAAGACATCATCTCGGTCGTGGCGCTGTACCGTCCGGGCCCGATGGAATTTATCTCGAATTATATCCAGGTCAAGCACGGGCTGGTCCGCGCGGATTATCCGCACGAAGACCTCAAGCCGATTCTGGAAGACACGCACGGTATCATCGTGTACCAGGAGCAGATCATGCAGATCGCCTCGACGATGGCGGGCTTCTCGCTCGGCGAAGCGGATCTGCTGCGCCGGGCCGTCTCGAAGAAAAAGCGCGAGACGCTGGACGAGGAACGCGGCCACTTCGTGCGCGGCAGCCTTGGCCAGGCCTACAGCGAAGAAGACGCCAACAAAGTGTACGACATGATCGTGCGCTTCGCCGATTACGGCTTCCCGCGCGCCCACGCCGCCGCCTACGGCGTGCTGGCGTTCCAGACCGCTTACCTCAAAGCGCATTATCCGGTCGAGTTCATGGCGTCGATGCTCGCCGCCGTGACCGGCAACCACCGCAAGGTGGCCGAATACGTCGTCGAGACGCGCCGGATGAATATCCCGGTGCTGCCGCCGGACGTGAACAAGAGCGGCATGCTGTTCACGCCGTCCGAAGAAGACGGCAAAGCGAGCCTGCGCTTCGGGCTTGCGGCGATCAAGAACGTCGGCACGAACGCGATCCGCAGCATTATGGACGAACGCGCGGAGCGGCCGTTCGACAGCCTGCTCGACTTCTGCCGCCGCGTCGATCCGAAGACGTGCAACCGGCGCGTGGTCGAAGCGCTGATCCAGGCCGGGGCGTTCGATTCGCTGCCCGGCCACCGCGCCCAGCTCCTCGCCATGCTGGACGAAGCGCTGGACGCCGCCGCCAAATGGCGCAAAGAACGCGAAGATTTCCAGATCCAGATGTTCGATTTCGTCGAGACGCCGAATTGGGAGATCGAATATCCCGACGTGCGCGATTACACGTCGTCGGAACAGCTTGATCTGGAGCGCGATCTGCTCGGTTTGTATTTGTCCGGCCATCCGCTGGACGATTACGAACCGCTGCTCGGCGAGGCCGGCGTGCAGAAGCTGATGGAACTCGGCGACGCGCCGGACGAGAGCCACGCCGTCACGGTCGGCATGGTCGTCAGTCTCAAGACGATCACGACCAAGCAGGGCAAAGCGATGGCTTTCGCCGAGATCGAAGACCAGATCGAGCGCTGCGAGCTGGTCATGTTCCCCGAAGTGTGGAAGCGAAGCCAGGACGTCATGCAGCCCGGCGCGCTGCTGGCGCTGCGCGCCAAAGTCCAGCAGCAGGACGAAGGCTTCAAGCTGCTCGCCGACACGGTGCTGCCGCTTGGCGAAGACGCCGTTCGCAGCCTGCTGGCCCGCGGCGAATCGCGCGGCGGCTCTTCGAGCCCGAGCCGGAAGGGCCAGGCCCGCCCGGCCCGCCCAAGCGTGGGCAGCGGCGACAGTTCGCCGCGCAGGCCTTCCGGCGGCGCCGGCTCGCCGCCCGCCCGGCCGGGCACCCGCCCCGCCGCGGCCGCGCCTTCTGCGCCGCCCGCGTCGGCGTCTGCGGACGCGAAGACGCCGCGCGTCTTCGTCAAGATCGCGGCCGACCGCCGCAATCCGGAGATGCTGGAGACGCTCAAGCAGATGCTGCAAAGCCATCCGGGCTCGATGCCGACGCTGCTCTTCTATGAAGATACGCAGAAGCTGATCGCGCTGAGCGACGCCTACCGGATCGAGCCGACGGACGAGCTGGTGACGCAGATGGAGAACCTGCTCGGCGGGGGAACCGTGCGCGTCAAATAA
- a CDS encoding glutamate decarboxylase: MWTVIYIASTAKLAEKLRHRLTEEGFLVKVRPLDMSKQQFEILVPSGELDEIQEVLNCILYS, from the coding sequence ATGTGGACGGTGATTTATATCGCCTCTACCGCCAAGTTGGCGGAGAAGCTTCGGCACAGGCTGACTGAAGAAGGATTTCTCGTCAAAGTCCGTCCCCTCGACATGTCCAAGCAGCAGTTCGAGATTCTGGTTCCTTCCGGCGAGCTCGACGAGATCCAGGAAGTGCTGAATTGTATTTTGTATTCCTGA
- the accD gene encoding acetyl-CoA carboxylase, carboxyltransferase subunit beta, whose product MFKDLFQKKRKYATLPSDRSAGGGEAETQPRPKREIPEGLMNKCSKCGAIQYSKELEKNLKVCTSCGHHMRLNAMERIAMTLDEGSFVERDGEVVSIDPLEFPGYAGKLAEQKLKSGLKEAVVTGEGAIHGQPVAVAVMSFDFFSGSMGSAVGEKITRIIEHAGQYGLPLIIFSTSGGARMQESIFSLMQMAKTSAALGQFSEKGGLYLSVITDPTMGGVSASFSMLGDVIIAEPSTNFGFAGRLVIEQTIRQKLPDDFQTAEFNMQHGQLDLVVHRKEMKTMLGKLIGMHSKKEEL is encoded by the coding sequence GTGTTCAAGGATTTATTTCAGAAAAAGAGAAAGTACGCAACCCTTCCTTCCGATCGCAGCGCCGGAGGCGGCGAAGCGGAAACGCAGCCGCGTCCGAAGCGGGAGATCCCGGAAGGGCTCATGAATAAATGCAGCAAGTGCGGCGCGATCCAATACAGCAAAGAGCTGGAGAAAAATCTCAAAGTGTGCACGTCCTGCGGCCACCATATGCGCTTGAACGCCATGGAGCGCATCGCGATGACGCTCGACGAAGGCAGCTTCGTCGAACGCGACGGCGAGGTCGTGTCGATCGATCCGCTCGAATTTCCCGGGTATGCCGGCAAATTGGCGGAGCAGAAGCTGAAGTCGGGGCTGAAGGAAGCGGTCGTGACCGGAGAAGGCGCGATCCACGGCCAACCGGTCGCCGTCGCCGTCATGAGTTTCGACTTTTTCAGCGGCAGCATGGGTTCGGCGGTCGGCGAGAAGATTACGCGGATCATCGAGCATGCCGGACAGTACGGCCTGCCGCTGATCATCTTCTCGACTTCGGGCGGAGCCCGGATGCAGGAGAGCATCTTCAGCCTGATGCAGATGGCGAAGACGAGCGCGGCGCTGGGCCAATTCTCGGAAAAGGGCGGGCTTTACCTGTCCGTCATCACCGATCCGACGATGGGCGGCGTGTCGGCGAGCTTCTCCATGCTCGGAGACGTCATCATCGCCGAGCCGAGCACGAACTTCGGCTTTGCCGGACGTCTCGTTATCGAACAAACCATTCGCCAAAAACTGCCGGACGATTTCCAGACGGCGGAGTTCAATATGCAGCACGGACAGCTCGATCTGGTCGTGCACCGCAAAGAAATGAAAACGATGCTGGGCAAACTGATCGGCATGCACAGTAAAAAGGAGGAGCTCTAG
- a CDS encoding acetyl-CoA carboxylase carboxyltransferase subunit alpha, translated as MAGELAFEQPLVELRKKIDELKHFGQEKGIDFSDEISRLEERYTELQQDIYTNVTPAQKMHLARHHQRPTTLDLIPYVFTDFVELHGDRMFGDDMAIVGGIARFGGRPVTVIGHQRGKDTKDNIARFFGSPHPEGYRKAQRLMKQAEKFGRPIVTFIDTKGAYPGNTAEERGQSEAIARSMMEMAMLKVPVVCIVIGEGGSGGAIAVGVGNRVLMLENAIYSVISPNGAASILWKDASKADQAAEAMKITAPDLLDFKIIEEVIPEPKGGAHRDYEATGLAIRDALGRHLDEIGHLDADALIAGRYEKFRKIGQYASERPLPNS; from the coding sequence ATGGCGGGAGAATTGGCGTTTGAGCAGCCTCTTGTAGAGCTGCGCAAGAAGATCGACGAGCTCAAGCATTTCGGACAGGAAAAAGGGATCGATTTCAGCGATGAAATCTCCCGCCTGGAAGAACGCTACACCGAGCTGCAGCAGGATATTTACACCAATGTGACGCCGGCGCAGAAGATGCACCTGGCGCGCCATCATCAGCGTCCGACGACGCTCGACCTGATTCCGTACGTGTTCACCGACTTCGTCGAACTGCACGGCGACCGGATGTTCGGCGACGACATGGCGATCGTGGGCGGCATCGCCCGGTTCGGCGGCCGTCCGGTGACGGTCATCGGCCATCAGCGCGGCAAGGATACCAAAGACAATATCGCGCGCTTCTTCGGCAGTCCCCACCCGGAAGGCTACCGCAAAGCGCAGCGCCTGATGAAGCAGGCGGAGAAGTTCGGCCGTCCGATCGTCACGTTTATCGATACCAAAGGCGCTTATCCCGGCAATACGGCCGAAGAACGCGGCCAGTCGGAAGCGATCGCCCGCAGCATGATGGAGATGGCGATGCTCAAAGTGCCGGTCGTCTGCATCGTGATCGGCGAAGGCGGCAGCGGCGGCGCGATTGCCGTAGGCGTAGGCAACCGCGTGCTGATGCTCGAGAACGCGATCTATTCGGTCATTTCGCCGAACGGCGCGGCTTCGATCTTGTGGAAAGACGCGTCCAAAGCCGATCAGGCGGCGGAAGCGATGAAGATTACCGCGCCCGATCTGCTGGACTTCAAGATCATCGAAGAAGTGATTCCCGAGCCCAAGGGCGGGGCACACCGCGATTACGAAGCGACCGGCCTTGCGATTCGCGACGCGCTGGGACGCCATCTGGACGAAATCGGGCATCTCGACGCCGACGCGCTGATCGCGGGACGGTACGAAAAATTCCGCAAGATCGGACAATACGCTTCCGAACGGCCTTTACCGAACTCTTGA